One part of the Thermoanaerobacterium sp. CMT5567-10 genome encodes these proteins:
- a CDS encoding TIGR02556 family CRISPR-associated protein: protein MLDAVKEIGEMAIKAANKSLLDVLIEDPNQNGAYKNIIAINFMIDGNDVTFRDVTIEQTDSSKVARYLYSSSGGNGPGYMPVAKITEPEKTFNGKILSWFKILSKKGLKIDNDEKKFLENLNKSLQENKDRILDDIIKFRGEFPKKEGLVLMIKFIENNVNKYIGDIPVFRKLLIDSDNDKYNKLSATDKVCSICGEKKDLVFGKVDTYAFYTIDKIGYIVGGFDEKKSWRNFPVCPDCRLKLEEGKKYIENNLTFRFYGLRYQLIPKFLIGEDFIREDIINIFKDTTKLVTLKDSTAKRVIGDEDDITYFLKDADDSLSLNYLFIQKQNSAERILLLIEDVFPSHLREIFSAKDFVEKMFGDNFTFRNIRNFLSKSDINKRDSDLDGYFLDITDRIFRGRKVDLNLLLKFIMKRVRDEFIQDRYYASATKDGIMAITFLEKLGLIEMEVHEMEERQLSDFFKKYDKNFETPIKRGLVLLGALTELLLRKQYKDRGAKPFMKNLKSLKMDEKDIKGLLPKVQNKLEEYDSFDKGKRLLAKEVSNYLLLAGDNWHMPVDEINFYFACGINLTDEIAAIIYNKEGELQ, encoded by the coding sequence ATGCTGGATGCTGTAAAAGAAATAGGAGAGATGGCTATAAAGGCCGCGAACAAAAGTCTTTTAGATGTTTTAATAGAAGATCCTAATCAAAATGGAGCATACAAAAACATCATAGCAATAAATTTTATGATTGATGGAAATGATGTAACATTTAGAGATGTTACAATTGAACAGACAGACAGCTCAAAGGTAGCGAGGTATCTTTATTCCAGCTCTGGCGGAAATGGACCTGGGTACATGCCGGTTGCAAAGATAACAGAACCTGAAAAGACATTTAATGGGAAGATATTAAGCTGGTTTAAGATCTTAAGCAAAAAAGGCTTAAAAATTGACAACGATGAGAAGAAATTTTTAGAAAATCTCAATAAGTCGCTTCAAGAAAATAAAGATAGGATACTAGATGACATTATAAAGTTTAGAGGGGAATTCCCTAAAAAAGAAGGCCTTGTGCTGATGATTAAATTCATAGAGAACAATGTGAACAAGTACATTGGCGATATTCCTGTATTTAGAAAACTCCTTATCGATTCTGACAATGATAAGTACAATAAGTTGTCTGCCACGGATAAAGTGTGTTCCATATGTGGGGAGAAAAAGGACTTAGTCTTTGGAAAGGTTGATACATATGCATTTTACACCATTGATAAAATTGGATATATAGTAGGCGGCTTTGACGAGAAAAAGTCATGGCGCAATTTCCCGGTATGTCCTGACTGCAGGCTTAAACTTGAGGAAGGGAAAAAGTATATAGAAAACAATTTGACGTTTAGATTTTATGGACTTAGATATCAATTAATACCAAAATTTTTGATAGGTGAAGATTTCATAAGAGAAGATATCATCAACATATTTAAGGATACGACTAAGCTTGTAACATTAAAAGACAGCACAGCGAAGAGAGTCATTGGCGATGAAGATGATATAACGTACTTTTTAAAAGATGCTGACGATTCCCTGTCTTTAAATTATCTTTTTATACAAAAACAAAATTCAGCTGAGAGAATTTTGTTACTGATAGAAGATGTATTTCCATCCCATTTAAGAGAGATATTCAGCGCTAAAGACTTTGTTGAAAAGATGTTTGGAGATAACTTTACATTTAGGAATATACGAAACTTTTTATCAAAGTCAGATATAAATAAGAGAGACAGCGACCTTGACGGATACTTTCTGGACATAACAGACAGAATCTTTAGAGGAAGAAAAGTTGATTTAAATCTACTTTTAAAATTTATCATGAAGCGGGTGAGAGATGAATTTATTCAAGACCGTTATTATGCAAGTGCCACAAAGGACGGAATTATGGCAATAACATTTTTAGAAAAATTAGGTTTAATAGAGATGGAGGTTCATGAAATGGAAGAAAGACAATTATCAGATTTCTTCAAGAAGTACGACAAAAACTTTGAGACACCCATAAAAAGAGGGCTTGTACTATTAGGCGCCCTTACAGAGTTGCTTTTGAGAAAGCAGTATAAGGATAGAGGGGCTAAGCCTTTCATGAAAAATTTAAAAAGCCTTAAGATGGATGAAAAGGACATAAAAGGACTTCTTCCAAAAGTACAAAATAAACTTGAAGAGTACGACTCGTTTGACAAAGGTAAAAGGCTACTGGCTAAAGAAGTATCAAATTATCTCCTTCTAGCTGGAGACAATTGGCACATGCCAGTAGATGAAATAAACTTCTATTTTGCCTGCGGCATAAATCTCACAGATGAGATAGCAGCTATAATTTATAATAAAGAGGGGGAATTACAATGA
- the cas7b gene encoding type I-B CRISPR-associated protein Cas7/Csh2, with protein MNNTIKNRSEILFLYDVSFANPNGDPVDENKPRIDEETGINIVTDVRLKRTIRDYLAEYKGKDVFILETRDESGKLRTKDDRMRDFGSNEDIINRCIDVRLFGATTAVKDKTMTLTGPVQFGYGRSLHKVNMTYIKGTTVMPAGVGKEQGTFTEKYILPYSLISFYGIVNENAAKNQNIPLTDEDIDLMLEAMWNGTKNLMSNSKMGHMPRFLLQVVMKEKNYQIGELNKRIKFVHDVEDEELRDIKDGKIEIKELVESLNANKDKISAVRYVADERAVFSLNGEVCDIDDVLKGFYAEKLSF; from the coding sequence ATGAATAACACAATAAAAAATCGCTCAGAGATACTTTTCCTTTATGATGTAAGCTTTGCAAATCCAAATGGAGATCCTGTAGATGAAAACAAGCCAAGGATCGACGAAGAGACAGGTATAAACATTGTGACAGATGTAAGACTTAAAAGGACTATAAGAGATTACCTGGCAGAATACAAGGGAAAAGATGTCTTCATACTGGAGACAAGGGATGAAAGTGGTAAACTGCGCACAAAGGATGACAGGATGCGCGACTTTGGTTCTAATGAAGACATCATAAATAGATGCATAGATGTAAGACTGTTTGGTGCTACAACAGCGGTAAAAGATAAAACCATGACTTTGACAGGGCCTGTTCAATTTGGATACGGAAGGTCACTTCACAAGGTTAATATGACGTATATAAAAGGTACAACTGTAATGCCTGCAGGAGTTGGAAAAGAGCAGGGCACATTTACAGAGAAATATATACTTCCATATTCACTTATATCATTTTATGGAATTGTAAATGAAAATGCAGCAAAAAATCAAAATATACCACTTACAGATGAAGACATAGACTTGATGCTGGAAGCAATGTGGAATGGCACCAAAAACCTCATGTCAAATTCAAAGATGGGCCATATGCCGAGATTTTTGCTTCAAGTAGTTATGAAAGAAAAAAATTACCAGATAGGTGAGTTAAATAAAAGGATAAAATTTGTTCACGATGTAGAAGATGAGGAATTGAGGGACATTAAAGATGGCAAGATTGAAATAAAAGAATTAGTCGAAAGCCTAAATGCAAACAAAGACAAGATAAGCGCGGTAAGGTATGTGGCCGATGAAAGGGCAGTTTTCTCTTTAAATGGTGAAGTTTGTGATATCGACGATGTGCTAAAAGGCTTCTACGCCGAGAAATTAAGCTTTTAA
- the cas5b gene encoding type I-B CRISPR-associated protein Cas5b, whose protein sequence is MKSLIFDIYGDFGHFKKYYTTSSPLTFSFPPPPTIKGMLGAIGGISKTEYLKTFRSDKCKIAVRILRPVKKIRMGLNLINTKDNFWIPFKKKNHEARTQVKMELLKDPMYRIYFSHDDDELFNDIVEKVRNHHNVYTLSLGLSEMIADYRFVDVKDAFETGDVETEISSVLPYKYILDNKIVFEDGKKYFKEKIPFDMDEDRVVLDYSDVVYEANGKSIRSYVSKSWVIDDEYVMFF, encoded by the coding sequence ATGAAATCATTGATATTCGATATATATGGCGATTTTGGACATTTTAAGAAGTATTATACCACATCGTCACCGCTTACATTTTCATTTCCGCCACCTCCTACAATCAAAGGGATGCTAGGGGCAATAGGTGGCATAAGCAAAACAGAATATTTAAAGACTTTTAGATCTGATAAGTGCAAAATCGCTGTTAGAATTCTAAGACCAGTAAAAAAGATAAGGATGGGTCTTAACCTTATAAATACAAAGGACAATTTTTGGATTCCGTTTAAAAAGAAGAATCACGAGGCACGTACACAGGTGAAGATGGAGCTTTTAAAAGATCCTATGTACAGGATATACTTCTCTCATGACGATGACGAACTTTTTAATGACATTGTTGAAAAAGTGAGAAACCATCACAATGTTTACACATTATCTTTAGGCTTAAGCGAAATGATAGCAGATTACAGATTTGTTGACGTCAAAGATGCTTTTGAGACGGGAGATGTTGAGACTGAGATATCATCAGTGTTGCCATATAAGTACATTTTAGACAATAAAATAGTTTTTGAAGACGGAAAGAAATATTTTAAAGAAAAGATACCTTTTGATATGGACGAAGATAGAGTCGTGCTAGACTATTCAGATGTGGTCTATGAGGCAAATGGCAAAAGCATTAGGTCATACGTATCAAAAAGTTGGGTGATCGATGATGAATACGTCATGTTTTTCTAG
- the cas3 gene encoding CRISPR-associated helicase Cas3' yields the protein MNTSCFSSLYSHPNKYLEDHLSGSAHLIEKFSDESSTYLLDDKLISRLTKVIALCHDLGKSTRYFQDYLFADDSKKKDMKSMKETHHSLISAVIAFFVIKEEISKHAAYNDVKTLLPFIAYIVVKKHHGNLNDVVTEASLDDSDIDTMKSQLQSIDEKRFSILSDNLVKAGLDVKLDKNTINYYIENIKNELRNVKRYIRRINEKNDLSYYILINYIFSLLIDSDKSEVVIGSDFSRSYVELSSDLVDKYKSQMLYKENKINSLREDAYREVNSSEINFDDRILSINLPTGLGKTLTSISFALRLREKLYKTFNKNYRIIYSLPFLSIIEQNFQEFEKILKGNNINTSTNVLLKHHHLSEMKYTDDDTEFDTDSSKIMIEGWNSEIIVTTFIQLFHTLLSNKNKSLRKFHRIANSIIILDEIQSIPFYYWKLVKEILQAVAFKLNSYVIFVTATQPMIFGNDEIKQLTDKRKYFNQMDRVVIKPVLDKNIHLSELVDMFDLKDGRSYLFILNTIASAKQFYELLKQKLPDEEIVYMSTHIVPFERLERIEMIKSKKVKYAVTTQLVEAGVDIDFDVVVRDIAPLDSINQSAGRCNRNWQRSGEVYVVSLIDENDKKYSSRIYDKVMINITEKILSQYGEICEKDFLNIIDRYYTAISENLSSDAAIDILNAVYKLKYDSDDGTPSISKFKLIDDGYYKVDAYIEYNDEAIELWQRYLELKNVKNLFKRRNIFNEFKADFYKYVISIPEKTENMPADVEGFKYVNSDSINEYYDKEMGFITKGVLSIW from the coding sequence ATGAATACGTCATGTTTTTCTAGCCTTTATTCTCATCCTAATAAGTATTTAGAAGACCATCTATCAGGCAGTGCACATTTGATAGAGAAGTTTTCGGATGAGAGCAGTACTTATCTCTTAGACGATAAATTAATATCAAGACTTACCAAAGTCATAGCTTTATGCCATGACCTTGGTAAGTCGACACGCTATTTTCAAGATTATTTGTTTGCTGATGACAGTAAAAAGAAGGACATGAAATCAATGAAAGAAACTCACCATTCGCTGATATCGGCGGTGATAGCTTTTTTCGTCATAAAAGAAGAAATAAGTAAACATGCCGCTTATAATGATGTTAAAACATTGTTGCCATTTATTGCATATATAGTTGTTAAAAAACATCATGGAAATCTCAATGATGTTGTAACTGAAGCGTCTTTAGACGATAGCGACATTGATACGATGAAGTCTCAGCTTCAAAGCATAGATGAAAAAAGGTTCAGCATTTTAAGTGATAATTTGGTAAAAGCAGGTCTTGATGTCAAACTAGATAAAAACACTATTAATTACTACATAGAAAACATAAAAAACGAATTGAGAAATGTTAAAAGATATATTAGGAGAATCAATGAAAAAAACGATTTATCTTATTACATACTTATAAATTACATATTTTCACTGCTTATCGATTCGGATAAAAGCGAAGTCGTAATTGGCAGCGACTTTTCGCGATCTTATGTAGAATTGTCATCAGATTTAGTTGATAAATACAAATCGCAAATGCTGTACAAAGAAAACAAAATTAATTCTTTAAGGGAAGATGCGTATAGAGAAGTAAATAGCAGTGAAATAAATTTTGACGATAGAATTTTATCAATAAATTTGCCGACTGGACTTGGAAAGACATTGACGTCGATATCATTTGCTTTAAGATTGAGAGAAAAACTTTATAAGACTTTTAACAAAAATTACAGGATAATATATTCACTACCATTTTTAAGCATAATAGAACAGAACTTTCAAGAATTTGAAAAGATATTAAAGGGAAATAACATAAATACCAGCACGAATGTATTACTTAAACATCACCATCTTTCTGAGATGAAGTATACAGACGATGATACCGAATTTGATACAGACAGCTCAAAGATTATGATTGAGGGTTGGAATTCTGAAATCATAGTGACTACATTTATTCAGCTTTTTCATACACTTTTATCTAACAAAAACAAATCATTGAGGAAGTTTCATAGAATTGCCAATTCTATAATCATACTTGATGAAATACAATCAATACCATTTTACTATTGGAAACTTGTAAAAGAAATATTGCAGGCTGTTGCATTTAAATTGAATTCATACGTGATATTTGTAACAGCTACACAGCCAATGATATTTGGAAATGACGAGATAAAGCAGCTTACTGACAAAAGAAAATATTTTAACCAAATGGACAGAGTCGTAATAAAACCAGTTTTAGATAAAAATATTCATCTAAGTGAACTTGTGGATATGTTTGATTTAAAAGACGGGAGAAGTTACTTATTTATATTGAATACAATAGCATCTGCAAAACAATTCTATGAATTATTAAAACAAAAATTGCCAGATGAAGAAATAGTATACATGTCTACACACATCGTTCCATTTGAAAGGCTTGAAAGAATAGAAATGATAAAGAGTAAAAAGGTCAAATACGCAGTTACAACACAGCTGGTAGAAGCAGGTGTTGATATTGATTTTGATGTGGTGGTTAGAGATATAGCTCCGCTTGACTCAATAAATCAATCAGCCGGAAGATGCAATAGGAATTGGCAAAGATCAGGGGAAGTATATGTAGTATCATTAATTGATGAAAATGATAAAAAATATTCTTCTAGAATCTATGATAAAGTGATGATTAACATCACTGAAAAAATACTGTCCCAATATGGTGAAATATGTGAGAAAGATTTTTTAAATATAATAGATCGCTATTATACCGCTATATCAGAGAATCTTTCATCAGATGCAGCAATTGATATTTTAAATGCGGTATACAAATTAAAATATGATAGTGATGACGGTACACCCAGCATAAGCAAATTTAAGCTTATTGATGACGGATATTACAAAGTTGATGCATATATAGAATATAATGATGAGGCAATTGAACTATGGCAAAGATATTTAGAACTTAAAAATGTAAAAAATCTTTTTAAAAGAAGAAACATATTTAATGAGTTTAAAGCTGATTTTTATAAATATGTAATTTCAATTCCAGAGAAAACTGAAAACATGCCGGCGGATGTAGAAGGTTTTAAATATGTAAACAGTGATTCAATAAATGAATATTATGATAAGGAGATGGGATTTATAACAAAAGGTGTTTTAAGCATCTGGTAA